A single window of Channa argus isolate prfri chromosome 2, Channa argus male v1.0, whole genome shotgun sequence DNA harbors:
- the cmtm4 gene encoding CKLF-like MARVEL transmembrane domain-containing protein 4 yields MRTTEETEGFDGEASNTSMISGASSPYQPTTEPVHSRNVLGGIRCDLEYLKSYFGILKLVEVFLSLIGFICIETIMMCSPCGGVYFFEFVSCSALVVTGVLLLIFSLNLHIKLPHVNWSLTDLVNTAASTCCFFLSSLVLACINHDTGAEIAAVIIGFLVTGVYGINTFLGVRRWRLGNGCQGAAQSSEYMRARTASHGEMEARPELA; encoded by the exons ATGCGGACCACCGAGGAGACTGAGGGCTTTGATGGCGAGGCCTCCAACACTTCCATGATCTCCGGGGCCAGTAGTCCGTATCAACCCACGACAGAGCCCGTCCATTCAAGGAACGTTTTGGGGGGGATAAGGTGCGACTTGGAGTACCTGAAGTCATACTTTGGGATTTTAAAGCTGGTTGAAGTG TTCCTATCGCTCATTGGATTCATCTGCATAGAGACTATCATGATGTGTTCTCCCTGTGGAGGGGTCTACTTCTTTGAGTTTGTCAGCTGCAGTGCCTTAGTGGTGACAGGAGTCCTCCTTCTAATCTTCAGCCTCAACTTGCACATCAAGTTGCCCCACGTCAACTGGAGCCTCACG GACCTGGTAAACACTGCTGCCAGcacctgctgcttcttcttgtCTTCTCTTGTGCTGGCCTGCATCAACCACGACACTGGAGCCGAAATAGCAGCAGTG ATTATTGGCTTCCTGGTGACAGGTGTGTACGGAATAAACACTTTCCTGGGTGTACGGAGGTGGCGCCTTGGCAATGGGTGTCAGGGGGCAGCTCAAAGCAGCGAGTACATGCGAGCACGCACTGCCTCTCATGGAGAAATGGAGGCACGACCTGAGCTTGCATGA